The Nocardioides panzhihuensis genome has a segment encoding these proteins:
- a CDS encoding DUF3263 domain-containing protein, whose protein sequence is MSAVNVQVTGPGEDPASLSERDKQILDFERQWWKYAGAKEAAVREAFNMSATRYYQVLNALIDKPEALEADPLLVRRLRRLRAARQRQRSARRLGFEV, encoded by the coding sequence ATGAGCGCTGTAAACGTGCAGGTCACAGGCCCAGGTGAGGACCCCGCGAGCCTCAGCGAGCGCGACAAGCAGATCCTTGACTTCGAGCGCCAGTGGTGGAAGTACGCAGGCGCCAAGGAAGCCGCCGTGCGTGAGGCGTTCAACATGTCGGCCACCCGCTACTACCAGGTGCTCAACGCCCTGATCGACAAGCCGGAGGCCCTCGAGGCCGACCCGCTGCTGGTGCGCCGGCTGCGACGGCTCCGCGCGGCCCGGCAGCGTCAGCGCTCGGCGAGACGGCTCGGTTTCGAGGTCTGA
- a CDS encoding trehalose-6-phosphate synthase: protein MQADLVIVANRLPVDRVEMPDGTKAWRRSPGGLVSALEPVLRANEGVWIGWPGGTDEDLEPFEDDGLNLLPMTMTAQDIEEHYEGFSNGTLWPLYHDVVAKPEFHREWWDGYQRVNKRFAEKCAEVAAKGATVWVQDYQLQLVPQMLRELRPDLRIGFYLHIPFPPAELFQQVPWRRQLLEGLLGADLVGFQLPQAAQNFVRLVRQRVGHKTHRDLVYLPDGRTVHAAAFPISIDFIGFDEMAHDESVNQRAKEIRQQLGDPKKILLGVDRLDYTKGIYARLRAYGEMLRDTELDVEDAIFVQVAVPSRERVEQYRKLRDDIDRLVGHLNGDLGRIGRPAISYLHTSLPRHEMAALYRAADIMVVTPYRDGMNLVAKEYVACRYDNDGALVLSEFAGAAEELRQAWLVNPYDINGMKAALLEAYSAEPKELTRRMRAMRKQVASKDVRHWADTFLEVLAAVQSSHTKNVLPPNGS, encoded by the coding sequence GTGCAGGCTGACCTGGTAATCGTGGCCAATCGGCTCCCCGTCGATCGAGTGGAGATGCCGGACGGCACGAAGGCGTGGCGACGCTCCCCTGGAGGCCTGGTCAGCGCCCTCGAACCCGTCCTGCGCGCCAACGAGGGCGTCTGGATCGGTTGGCCGGGGGGCACCGACGAGGACCTCGAGCCCTTCGAGGACGACGGTCTCAACCTGCTGCCGATGACGATGACCGCCCAGGACATCGAGGAGCACTACGAAGGCTTCTCCAACGGCACCCTGTGGCCGCTCTACCACGACGTCGTCGCCAAGCCCGAGTTCCACCGCGAGTGGTGGGACGGCTACCAGCGCGTCAACAAGAGGTTCGCCGAGAAGTGCGCCGAGGTCGCCGCCAAGGGCGCGACCGTGTGGGTGCAGGACTACCAGCTCCAGCTGGTCCCGCAGATGCTGCGCGAGCTCCGCCCCGACCTGCGCATCGGCTTCTACCTCCACATCCCGTTCCCACCTGCCGAGCTCTTCCAGCAGGTGCCGTGGCGCCGGCAGCTGCTCGAGGGCCTGCTGGGCGCCGACCTGGTCGGCTTCCAGCTTCCCCAGGCGGCACAGAACTTCGTCCGGCTGGTGCGCCAGCGGGTCGGCCACAAGACCCATCGCGACCTCGTCTACCTCCCCGACGGGCGCACGGTGCACGCGGCCGCCTTCCCGATCTCGATCGACTTCATCGGCTTCGACGAGATGGCCCACGACGAGTCCGTCAACCAGCGCGCCAAGGAGATCCGCCAACAGCTCGGCGACCCGAAGAAGATCCTTCTCGGCGTCGACCGGCTCGACTACACCAAGGGCATCTACGCCCGTCTGCGCGCGTACGGCGAGATGCTCCGCGACACCGAGCTCGACGTCGAGGACGCGATCTTCGTCCAGGTGGCGGTGCCCTCGCGCGAGCGTGTCGAGCAGTACCGCAAGCTGCGCGACGACATCGACCGGCTCGTCGGCCACCTCAACGGCGACCTCGGCCGCATCGGCCGCCCGGCGATCTCCTACCTCCACACCTCGCTGCCACGACACGAGATGGCCGCGCTCTACCGCGCCGCCGACATCATGGTCGTCACGCCCTACCGCGACGGCATGAACCTGGTCGCGAAGGAGTACGTCGCCTGCCGCTACGACAACGACGGCGCCCTCGTCCTCTCCGAGTTCGCCGGCGCGGCCGAGGAGCTGCGCCAGGCCTGGTTGGTGAACCCCTACGACATCAACGGGATGAAGGCCGCGCTGCTGGAAGCGTACTCCGCCGAGCCGAAGGAGCTCACCCGCCGGATGAGGGCGATGCGCAAGCAGGTCGCCTCCAAGGATGTCCGCCACTGGGCCGACACGTTCCTCGAGGTGCTCGCCGCGGTGCAGAGCAGCCACACCAAGAACGTCCTTCCGCCCAACGGCAGCTAG
- a CDS encoding Gfo/Idh/MocA family oxidoreductase, with amino-acid sequence MTTNSAPIRWGILGTGRIAHSLATDLMLVPDGQLVAVGSRSKESAETFAQVYAAHGPVRAHGSYEELAADEDVDVVYVASPHSHHLEHASLVLEAGKHVLCEKALTLNSTDSQTMVDLATSKKLFLMEAMWMATNPIIRRVVADVQSGRFGVPRHVHAELGFVADPDKHQRLLDPALGASALLDMGIYPLTFAHLLFGEARALTAQANIGTSPDGASGGTFDLDLVMTGKYAGNELSTMVASVTSHSSRSAAIATDQGRVELTDFHHPSSAVFKPANGDEPVEIVGDEPVIGAAYGNEIVEVQRCLREGLLESPLVPHNQTLSLMRQMDMIRESVGARYATEA; translated from the coding sequence GTGACCACCAACTCTGCTCCGATCAGGTGGGGAATCCTCGGCACCGGCCGGATCGCCCACTCCCTAGCCACCGATCTGATGCTCGTCCCCGACGGCCAACTCGTGGCGGTCGGGTCGCGGAGCAAGGAGTCCGCGGAGACGTTCGCGCAGGTGTACGCCGCCCACGGCCCGGTTCGCGCGCACGGCTCCTACGAGGAGCTGGCCGCCGATGAGGACGTCGACGTCGTCTACGTCGCCTCCCCCCACTCCCACCACCTCGAGCACGCCAGCCTCGTGCTGGAGGCCGGAAAGCACGTCCTGTGCGAGAAGGCGCTGACGCTCAACAGCACCGACTCGCAGACGATGGTCGACCTGGCCACCTCCAAGAAGCTGTTCCTCATGGAGGCCATGTGGATGGCGACCAACCCGATCATCCGGCGCGTCGTCGCCGACGTGCAGTCTGGCCGCTTCGGGGTTCCCCGTCACGTACACGCCGAGCTCGGCTTCGTCGCCGATCCCGACAAGCACCAGCGCCTGCTCGACCCCGCGCTCGGCGCGAGCGCGCTGCTCGACATGGGCATCTACCCGCTCACCTTCGCCCATCTGCTCTTCGGCGAGGCCCGAGCGCTGACCGCTCAGGCCAACATCGGCACGAGCCCTGACGGCGCCTCCGGCGGCACCTTCGACCTGGACCTGGTGATGACCGGGAAGTACGCCGGCAACGAGCTCTCCACCATGGTCGCCTCGGTCACGTCCCACTCCTCCCGCTCGGCGGCCATCGCCACCGACCAGGGCCGCGTCGAGCTGACCGACTTCCACCACCCGTCCTCGGCCGTCTTCAAGCCCGCCAACGGAGACGAGCCCGTCGAGATCGTCGGCGACGAGCCCGTCATCGGCGCTGCGTACGGAAACGAGATCGTCGAGGTGCAGCGCTGCCTGCGTGAGGGGCTCCTGGAGTCCCCGCTGGTCCCGCACAACCAGACGCTCAGCCTGATGCGCCAGATGGACATGATCCGCGAGTCCGTCGGCGCCCGCTACGCCACCGAAGCCTGA